Proteins from one Physeter macrocephalus isolate SW-GA chromosome 16, ASM283717v5, whole genome shotgun sequence genomic window:
- the CD3D gene encoding T-cell surface glycoprotein CD3 delta chain isoform X1, translating into MEHRSFLSGLILAALLSQVSPFSVSVEELEDRVFLRCNTSIMWLEGMVGQLALGNKTMDLGKRNLDPRGVYVCSATDGQTSKTPTLQVYYRMCQNCVELDSATLAGVVITDIIATVLLALGVYCFAGHETGRLSRAADTQALLGNDQLYQPLRDRNEAQYSRLGENWARNK; encoded by the exons ATGGAACACAGAAGCTTTCTGTCTGGCCTGATACTGGCTGCCCTTCTCTCCCAAG TGAGCCCTTTCAGTGTCTCTGTGGAGGAACTTGAGGACAGAGTATTTTTGAGATGCAACACCAGTATCATGTGGCTAGAAGGAATGGTAGGACAACTTGCCTTAGGGAATAAAACTATGGACTTGGGAAAACGCAACCTGGACCCACGAGGAGTGTATGTGTGCAGTGCGACAGATGGACAAACCAGCAAAACACCTACTCTGCAAGTATACTATCGAA tgTGCCAGAACTGTGTGGAGCTGGACTCAGCCACCCTGGCAGGCGTTGTTATCACTGACATCATTGCCACTGTGCTCCTTGCTTTGGGAGTCTACTGCTTTGCTGGACACGAGACTGGAAGGCTCTCCAGGG CTGCTGACACTCAAGCTTTGCTGGGGAATGACCAGCTCTATCAG CCCCTTCGAGATCGGAATGAGGCTCAGTACAGCCGTCTTGGTGAGAACTGGGCTCGGAACAAGTGA
- the CD3D gene encoding T-cell surface glycoprotein CD3 delta chain isoform X2, whose product MEHRSFLSGLILAALLSQVSPFSVSVEELEDRVFLRCNTSIMWLEGMVGQLALGNKTMDLGKRNLDPRGVYVCSATDGQTSKTPTLQVYYRTADTQALLGNDQLYQPLRDRNEAQYSRLGENWARNK is encoded by the exons ATGGAACACAGAAGCTTTCTGTCTGGCCTGATACTGGCTGCCCTTCTCTCCCAAG TGAGCCCTTTCAGTGTCTCTGTGGAGGAACTTGAGGACAGAGTATTTTTGAGATGCAACACCAGTATCATGTGGCTAGAAGGAATGGTAGGACAACTTGCCTTAGGGAATAAAACTATGGACTTGGGAAAACGCAACCTGGACCCACGAGGAGTGTATGTGTGCAGTGCGACAGATGGACAAACCAGCAAAACACCTACTCTGCAAGTATACTATCGAA CTGCTGACACTCAAGCTTTGCTGGGGAATGACCAGCTCTATCAG CCCCTTCGAGATCGGAATGAGGCTCAGTACAGCCGTCTTGGTGAGAACTGGGCTCGGAACAAGTGA
- the CD3E gene encoding T-cell surface glycoprotein CD3 epsilon chain, giving the protein MQSGNLWRVLGLCLLSVGAWAEEDFEETDEVTQIQTLKSYKVSISGNSVELTCPEDTVSEEISWKKDGEKRPHHYNNPLLLEDFSEIEDSGYYTCSESENHKLYLKARVCENCVEADLRVVAAIIVVDIGVTLGLLLLVYHWSKNRKAKAVPVTRGAGAGSRPRGQNRERPPPVPNPDYEPIRKGQRDLYAGLNQRGI; this is encoded by the exons ATGCAGTCGGGGAATCTCTGGAGAGTTCTGGGACTCTGCCTCTTATCAG ttgGCGCTTGGGCAGAAGAAG attttgaaGAAACCG ATGAAGTTACACAAATACAAACACTGAAAT CATATAAAGTCTCCATCTCTGGAAACAGTGTAGAGCTTACATGCCCTGAGGATACTGTATCTGAGGAAATATCTTGGAAAAAAGATGGTGAAAAAAGGCCCCATCATTATAACAACCCACTGTTACTGGAGGATTTTTCAGAAATAGAGGACAGCGGTTATTATACCTGCTCAGAGAGCGAGAATCATAAGCTCTACCTGAAAGCAAGAG tGTGTGAGAACTGCGTGGAGGCGGATCTGAGGGTGGTGGCCGCAATCATCGTGGTGGACATTGGCGTCACTTTGGGCTTGCTGCTGCTGGTGTATCACTGGAGCAAGAACAGAAAGGCCAAGGCCGTGCCTGTGACGAGAGGAGCGGGGGCTGGCAGCAGGCCCAGGG gacaaaacagggagaggccaccacCTGTACCCAACCCAGACTATGAG CCCATCCGGAAAGGCCAGCGGGACCTGTATGCTGGCCTAAATCAGAGAGGCATCTGA